Proteins found in one Zea mays cultivar B73 chromosome 1, Zm-B73-REFERENCE-NAM-5.0, whole genome shotgun sequence genomic segment:
- the LOC109942167 gene encoding uncharacterized protein: protein MGARIPPPTPAPSDINANGGFLSYGNMESYAMWVATGVASAFFASLERCSCIHLHTVEDDGDEEEEDLEEARRSFSRPISEYYYDRCGSSASVAKM from the exons ATGGGGGCAAG AATCCCGCCGCCCACGCCCGCCCCCTCCGACATCAACGCCAACGGCGGCTTCCTGTCGTACGGGAACATGGAGAGCTACGCGATGTGGGTGGCGACCGGTGTGGCGTCGGCCTTCTTCGCGTCCCTCGAGCGCTGCTCCTGCATCCACCTCCACACCGTGGAGGACGACggcgacgaggaggaggaggacctcGAGGAGGCCCGCCGCTCCTTCTCCCGCCCGATCTCTGAGTACTACTACGACCGGTGCGGCTCCTCCGCCTCCGTCGCCAAGATGTGA